One genomic region from Mauremys reevesii isolate NIE-2019 linkage group 7, ASM1616193v1, whole genome shotgun sequence encodes:
- the CCDC88B gene encoding coiled-coil domain-containing protein 88B isoform X3 → MDRDGRVLESLGDFVSGPLVTWVRTLENLVPLGWVQDEPQSPSAPDRQTRDREYFLHLADGAFLTQVMGLIDPTPWRARPPQSQQGDERLRRQTLHTLLQQLRTFYQDDLQQLILMTPPNVQLLARDPLTEQGIEEMRKLLLLLLGAAVQCERKAEVIERIQGLDIETQTALAGAIQEVTQDPGVVLSLQWGALAELHPLELTRVLQELSSRLRGLVQERDASAERLWELQQEREVSSPHGPLSPEGPWDNRQHLGVQLADARGQARCLRQELEEKSEELLDQRQELQELEAELRRLRQEHRAVAGEARLAGLYRDELDAMREKAARAERLQGELSALRERLPALERCRGRLEEERAFSQALLDSKAQLEGQLESTRARAQHLPQLEKENLLLRSQLEQVEEERERERQRLEELQQEKVLLEGELRQNLGESQHLSWEEEQEPNEAPNDPAETPKSLSYEVTEVTSSRLLALERENQELRRRLQEALEAPGEPRSPGLEQKNKALSKEVQRLGAELEAQRARSSQEREELSAALLGEKEQLERELRSLQEQRHCEQESLQRQGDPGAWAQEQQEALAESGRRLCQVEERASSLQEALRRLEATHAKALEGLTASQEARGRLEQELLRLRQELEQQRLEALLLGQLEAEVQALEKEREALQAELSQAERELAEARGSLEAERQRAGRQAEQAREAAEELRASERELGTLQRGLEQHKAALTQLEGERGALEAVLSQAERERRALDKETRRLRAQTQAQEEALAEQGRRAAQLEAQSRLQALELGGLRETAQRLRELEQESKGLREQLAAERKASAALREELLSEKVKGQEREADLVRLREQLERREEEQRLLEEQQGTQQSQYQSLEQRLESSFREMLALKEEKIGALHSRVEELLLLNQHLGKELRQVKSSTGAPLPEAPGAMEQGQGNPEPVLGLRAEPESDTLSKHLIEVERSNAALLAEKEALMGRLGQLESQLGALQGELLNLQGQSGGLREESGRLQAQCGALQVEQAALLSQKAALEARASELRERLAGLEAEVRVARQERDEWRGRHEGLVRNHDKLALLHERQGAELEGLLGKQAGLKGALRALEQEHRTLQDRHSHLVAQQAGLEQREAALRGERERLEGAEREHRQLGEQHARLQDEHARVQAALAAAERAQEEQQGELRGLRGRLTGLQLEQARLEAEGTALREQNHQLEVALGRIGDQCELLAQLKGNQEEENRHLLQEIQKLSQENRSLLERSMESREQYHSEQRQHLDKLNELRREKQKLVEKIMDQYRVLEPALPKSKKSSNWIADKMKKLMKPRREPSREQQRPLAEGANSIENLPGLGQDGRAPDGDSSAPASPVPLRKATSVLSLPDAQRVHLRLNRRKLSSRVLVSESFGPGDATPRQRFRQRQRPLAFLGGSREEAAAPWEAQEGQRLPSAGSKERGLPQGKEKAPLTPQLSQ, encoded by the exons ATGGACAGGGACGGGCGGGTCTTGGAGAGCCTGGGGGATTTCGTCTCGGGTCCCCTTGTCACATGG gTGCGGACGCTGGAGAATCTGGTGCCTCTGGGGTGGGTGCAGGATGAGCCTCAAAGTCCCAGTGCCCCAGACAGACAGACGAGGGACCGGGAGTATTTCCTGCACCTGGCAGATGGAGCCTTCCTCACCCAAGTCATGGGGCTGAT AGACCCAACCCCCTGGCGTGCCcggccaccccagagccagcagggCGACGAGAGGCTGCGACGCCAGACcctgcacaccctgctgcagcagcttcGCACTTTCTAccag GATGATCTGCAGCAGCTGATTCTAATGACTCCCCCTAATGTGCAGCTTCTCGCCAGAGACCCCCTGACAG AGCAGGGCATCGAGGAGATgcggaagctgctgctgctgctgctgggggctgctGTGCAG tgTGAGCGGAAGGCAGAGGTCATTGAACGGATCCAGGGACTGGACATCGAGACCCAGACTGCGCTGGCCGGTGCCATCCAGGAG GTGACACAGGACCCAGGGGTGGTGCTGAGCCTGCAGTGGGGGGCACTGGCTGAACTGCACCCCCTGGAGCTGACACGGGTCCTGCAGGAGCTGTCGTCCCGGCTGCGGGGCCTAGTGCAGGAGCGGGATGCGAGTGCCGAG AGgctgtgggagctgcagcaggagcggGAGGTGTCATCCCCCCATGGCCCACTGTCCCCCGAGGGGCCCTGGGACAATCGCCAGCACCTCGGGGTGCAACTGGCTGACGCCCGGGGCCAGGCCCGGTGCCTGCGCCAGGAACT ggAGGAGAAATCTGAGGAGCTGCTGGATCAgcgccaggagctgcaggagctggaggCCGAGTTGAGGAGGCTGCGACAAGAG CACCGGGCAGTGGCGGGTGAGGCACGCCTGGCGGGGCTGTACCGGGATGAGCTGGATGCCATGCGGGAGAAGGCAGCCCGGGCTGAGCGCCTGCAGGGGGAGCTCTCAGCCCTGAGGGAGCGACTGCCCGCGCTGGAGCGGTGCCGGGGCAGGCTGGAG GAGGAGCGGGCCTTCTCCCAGGCCCTGCTGGACAGCAAGGCCCAGCTGGAGGGGCAGCTGGAATCCACCCGCGCCCgagcccagcacctgccccaGCTCGAGAAGGAGAATCTGCTGCTGCGGAGCCAGTTAGAGCAAGTTGAAGAG GAGCGGGAGCGGGAGCGTCAGCGGCTGGAGGAACTGCAGCAGGAGAAGGTGTTGCTGGAGGGGGAGCTGAGGCAGAATCTGGGGGAGTCCCAGCACCTGTCCTGGGAAGAGGAGCAGGAGCCCAATGAGGCTCCCAATG ACCCTGCTGAGACTCCCAAGTCCCTGAGCTATGAGGTGACCGAGGTGACATCCAGCCGCCTGCTAGCACTGGAGCGGGAGAACCAGGAGCTGCGCCGGAGGCTGCAGGAGGCACTCGAGGCcccgggagaacccaggagtccgggccttGAGCAGAAGAATAAGGCCCTCAGCAAAGAG GTGCAgcggctgggggcagagctggaagcCCAgcgggcccggagctcccaggaACGGGAGGAGCTGAGCGCCGCCCTGCTGGGGGAGAAAGAGCAGCTGGAGCGGGAGCTGCGCAGCTTGCAGGAGCAGCGGCACTGCGAG caggaGTCTCTGCAGAGGCAGGGGGACCCAGGCGCCTGggcccaggagcagcaggaggcactggCAGAGAGTGGGCGCCGGCTATGCCAGGTGGAGGAGCGGGCGTCCAGCCTGCAGGAGGCATTGCGCCGGCTGGAGGCCACTCACGCCAAGGCCCTGGAGGGGCTGACGGCCTCCCAGGAGGCCCGGGGGCGCCTGGAGCAGGAACTGCTCAGACTgcggcaggagctggagcagcagcgcctggaggccctgctgctggggcagcTGGAGGCCGAGGTCCAGGCGCTGGAGAAGGAGCGAGAGGCGCTGCAGGCAGAGTTGAGTCAAGCCGAGCGGGAGCTGGCGGAGGCCCGGGGCAGTCTGGAGGCAGAGCGGCAGCGGGCCGGGCGCCAGGCTGAACAGGCGCGGGAGGCTGCGGAGGAGTTACGGGCGTCCGAGCGTGAGCTGGGCACCCTGCAGCGCGGGCTGGAGCAACACAAGGCGGCCCTGACCCAGCTGGAGGGCGAGCGAGGGGCGCTGGAGGCGGTGCTGAGCCAGGCTGAGAGAGAGCGCCGGGCGCTGGACAAGGAGACCCGGCGTCTGCGGGCCCAGACCCAGGCCCAAGAGGAAGCACTGGCAGAACAGGGCCGCCGGGCCGCCCAGCTGGAGGCCCAGAGCCGGCTGCAGGCGCTGGAGTTGGGCGGGCTGAGAGAGACAGCGCAGCGGCTGCGGGAGCTGGAGCAGGAGAGCAAGGGGCTGCGTGAGCAGCTGGCAGCCGAGCGCAAGGCCTCAGCCGCTCTGCGGGAG GAGCTGCTGAGCGAGAAGGTGAAGGGACAGGAGCGGGAGGCTGACCTGGTGCGGCTGCGGGAGCAACTGGAGCGGCGGGAGGAGGAGCAGCgcctgctggaggagcagcagggcacCCAGCAGAG CCAATACCAAAGCCTGGAACAGCGGCTGGAGTCGTCCTTCAGAGAGATGCTGGCTCTGAAGGAGGAGAAGATTGGCGCCCTCCACAGCCGGGTGGAGGAACTGCTCCTCCTCAATCAGCacctggggaaagagctgcgcCAG GTGAAGAGCAGCACTGGGGCCCCTCTACCCGAAGCGCCAGgggccatggagcagggccaggggaACCCTGAGCCCGTGCTGGGGCTTCGGGCTGAGCCAGAGAGCGACACCCTGAGCAAGCATCTCATCGAGGTGGAGCGCAGC AACGCGGCACTGCTGGCAGAGAAAGAGGCTCTGATGGGACGGCTGGGGCAGCTGGAGTCGCAGCTGGGCGCCCTGCAGGGGGAGCTGCTGAACCTGCAGGGTCAGAGCGGAGGCCTGCGGGAGGAGAGTGGGCGATTGCAGGCCCAGTGTGGGGCCCTCCAG GTGGAGCAGGCGGCGTTGCTGTCCCAGAAGGCAGCACTGGAGGCCCGGGCGTCGGAGCTGCGGGAGCGACTGGCAGGGCTGGAGGCTGAGGTACGGGTGGCCCGGCAGGAGCGGGACGAGTGGCGCGGGCGCCACGAAGGGCTGGTGCGCAACCATGACAAGCTGGCACTGCTGCACGAGCGCCAGGGCGCTGAGCTGGAGGGGCTGCTGGGCAAGCAGGCCGGCCTCAAGGGGGCACTGCGGGCACTGGAGCAAGAACACCGAACCCTTCAGGACAG gCACAGCCATCTGGTGGCACAGCAGGCTGGGCTGGAGCAGCGAGAGGCAGCCCTGCGGGGGGAACGGGAGCGGCTGGAGGGGGCTGAGCGGGAACACCGGCAGCTGGGGGAGCAGCACGCCCGGCTACAGGATGAGCATGCACG GGTGCAGGCGGCGCTGGCTGCGGCCGAGCGTGCGCAGGAGGAGCAGCAAGGGGAGCTGCGGGGCCTGCGGGGCCGGCTGACGgggctgcagctggagcaggCGCGGCTGGAGGCTGAGGGAACCGCCCTGCGGGAGCAGAACCACCAGCTGGAGGTGGCGCTGGGCCGGATTGGAGACCAGTGTGAG ctcctggcccagcTGAAGGGAAACCAGGAGGAGGAGAACCGACACCTGCTGCAGGAGATCCAGAAACTGAGCCAGGAGAACCGCAGCCTGCTGGAGCGCAGCATGGAGAGCCGGGAGCAGTACCACTCGGAGCAGCGCCAGCACCT GGATAAGCTGAACGAGCTGCGCCGGGAGAAACAAAAGCTGGTGGAGAAGATAATGGACCAGTACCGGGTGCTGGAGCCAGCGCTGCCTAAGAGCAA GAAGAGCAGCAACTGGATTGCGGACAAGATGAAGAAGCTGATGAAGCCGCGGCGTGAGCCCTCCCGGGAACAGCAGCGCCCCCTGGCGGAGGGGGCCAATAGCATTGAGAACCTGCCGGGACTTGGGCAGGATGGGCGCGCACCTGATGGGG ACTCCAGCGCCCCTGCCTCACCTGTGCCCCTGCGCAAGGCCACCAGCGTGCTGAGCCTGCCCGACGCCCAGCGGGTGCACCTACGGCTAAACCGGCGCAAGCTGAGCTCCCGCGTCCTGGTCAGCGAGTCCTTTGGGCCTGGGGATGCCACCCCCCGGCAGCGCTTCCGCCAGCGCCAGCGCCCCCTTGCCTTCCTGGGGGGCTCCCGCGAGGAGGCCGCTGCCCCCTGGGAGGCCCAGGAGGGGCAGAGACTCCCCAGTGCTGGCAGCAAGGAGAGAG GGCTACCGCAAGGGAAGGAGAAGGCACCGCTCACACCCCAGCTCAGTCAgtga